Proteins found in one Quercus robur chromosome 2, dhQueRobu3.1, whole genome shotgun sequence genomic segment:
- the LOC126712777 gene encoding VQ motif-containing protein 33-like produces MEKHSTSSTTNSMNSPTATTFVQADTNSFRDLVQKLTGISGNSDKLPVTVPSKHPSKPFTPGEPAGPRRSPFKLHERRNTHTMRKLEIKLGLTNLANSPIQSPVTPLGCDSPFLPSSGTESPLSDEDKAIAGKGFYLHPSPLCTPRGTDPPELLTLFPLSSPSQKARDS; encoded by the coding sequence ATGGAAAAACATTCTACTTCTAGTACGACCAATTCCATGAATTCACCAACAGCAACAACCTTTGTGCAAGCAGACACAAACTCCTTCAGAGATCTAGTCCAGAAGCTGACCGGCATATCCGGTAACTCTGACAAACTCCCGGTCACCGTCCCTTCAAAACATCCCTCCAAACCATTCACTCCCGGTGAACCCGCCGGCCCTCGCCGGTCACCCTTCAAGCTCCACGAGCGAAGGAACACCCACACCATGAGAAAGCTCGAAATCAAACTGGGCCTAACCAATCTCGCCAACTCACCGATTCAGAGTCCGGTCACCCCACTCGGCTGCGACTCACCTTTCCTGCCGAGTTCCGGCACCGAGTCACCTTTGTCCGACGAGGACAAGGCTATAGCCGGAAAAGGGTTTTACTTGCACCCATCGCCGCTGTGTACGCCTAGAGGTACTGACCCGCCAGAGCTCTTGACTTTGTTTCCACTGAGTTCGCCGAGTCAGAAAGCTCGAGATTCTTAA